One genomic region from Vitis riparia cultivar Riparia Gloire de Montpellier isolate 1030 chromosome 17, EGFV_Vit.rip_1.0, whole genome shotgun sequence encodes:
- the LOC117904604 gene encoding peptidyl-prolyl cis-trans isomerase NIMA-interacting 4 isoform X2 — translation MLFHCIRNRSFWVLFFWMNAAYNPNLTVCNIMGKDSKAKEGKGKGKQAASGGDENASKGKGKAGKSADGLGTCTYVKARHILCEKQGKINEAYKKLQDGWLSNGDKVPPAEFAKLAAEYSECPSGKKGGDLGWFPRGKMAGPFQDVAFSTVIGATSAPFKSTHGYHIILCEGRKN, via the exons ATGCTGTTTCACTGTATTCGGAATCGttctttttgggttttgttCTTCTGGATGAATGCTGCATATAATCCTAATCTAACG GTTTGTAACATTATGGGGAAGGACTCAAAGGCAAAAGAAGGGAAGGGAAAGGGAAAGCAGGCAGCTAGTGGAGGTGACGAGAATGCTTCCAAGGGGAAGGGGAAAGCTGGGAAGTCTGCTGATGGGCTCGGCACTTGCACATATGTCAAAG CAAGACATATATTATGTGAGAAGCAAGGCAAAATTAATGAAGCATACAAGAAGCTACAAGATGGCTGGCTTAGTAATGGAGACAAGGTTCCACCAGCTGAGTTTGCTAAG CTAGCAGCAGAATATTCAGAATGTCCATCAGGGAAGAAGGGTGGTGACCTTGGATGGTTTCCGCGTGGCAAGATGGCTGGTCCATTTCAGGATGTTGCCTTCAGCACAGTTATTGGAGCCACCAGTGCACCATTCAAATCAAC GCATGGATATCACATCATATTGTGCGAAGGGAGGAAGAATTGA
- the LOC117904604 gene encoding peptidyl-prolyl cis-trans isomerase NIMA-interacting 4 isoform X1 has product MGKDSKAKEGKGKGKQAASGGDENASKGKGKAGKSADGLGTCTYVKARHILCEKQGKINEAYKKLQDGWLSNGDKVPPAEFAKLAAEYSECPSGKKGGDLGWFPRGKMAGPFQDVAFSTVIGATSAPFKSTHGYHIILCEGRKN; this is encoded by the exons ATGGGGAAGGACTCAAAGGCAAAAGAAGGGAAGGGAAAGGGAAAGCAGGCAGCTAGTGGAGGTGACGAGAATGCTTCCAAGGGGAAGGGGAAAGCTGGGAAGTCTGCTGATGGGCTCGGCACTTGCACATATGTCAAAG CAAGACATATATTATGTGAGAAGCAAGGCAAAATTAATGAAGCATACAAGAAGCTACAAGATGGCTGGCTTAGTAATGGAGACAAGGTTCCACCAGCTGAGTTTGCTAAG CTAGCAGCAGAATATTCAGAATGTCCATCAGGGAAGAAGGGTGGTGACCTTGGATGGTTTCCGCGTGGCAAGATGGCTGGTCCATTTCAGGATGTTGCCTTCAGCACAGTTATTGGAGCCACCAGTGCACCATTCAAATCAAC GCATGGATATCACATCATATTGTGCGAAGGGAGGAAGAATTGA
- the LOC117904602 gene encoding uncharacterized protein LOC117904602: protein MVRVSSGGAASSSMASTLKAYSIPLVLFAAAIFIQLFVIPNSFPLNHYDVLGIKRYSTVEEVAEAYEKFSSKWNSGTEVPETIDFLKIRYAFELLTDPLWKRDYDIFDIDEQIDVFENVKKHFSGVSFSGINLPLLSAASSDPGDHVFNVITSNDFHSVLEKTEPLLIQIYSLGSNSCRQFSNDWKRIATFLEGVANTGMVELGDARLAAYLAEKKPTGQPFFRNGLPSLVAFPSGCRTSDCLVRYEGELSVDAVTDWFATAILTLPRIPYYSKESLGQVFLAKSSPWKVKVIVFSRTGQRATPFLRQAAKNYWAHASFAFVLWQEEDSSVWWNTFEVESAPAIVFLKDPGVKPVVHHGFFNNSWFVNIMEQNKQQELPQLRSITSMELGCDARGYSRAGYDTMTWYCVILAGRLSLELNKMRETMRRVQQILSSAAELNGADKHQPSEPSAIALKDKRLTFTWLDGEAQKQYCFFYIHSEDSYDTCGPRRDVADVPQLFIVRYKRNATVDDLKVERRPKGIWNPFQEEDVDPASQLVARYNGSGEIPEIIKWISQIIKDGDSRDLPLFRTKTPQLVPEDVDPIWSKGAQSILSTSKGLKYRIKSIISGMNDRLGDPRIGPMLLLGSLMSFASIWLKRSQATHQSRLDQPSQPSNMDEDRKTRRNRKTTVSSQDRPTSITDMEPKDAYQAPLSDSDSD, encoded by the exons ATGGTTAGGGTTTCTTCGGGAGGAGCGGCGAGTTCGTCAATGGCGTCGACTCTCAAAGCGTACTCAATTCCCTTGGTTCTGTTCGCGGCTGCCATATTCATTCAGCTCTTCGTAATCCCTAACTCGTTCCCGCTCAATCATTACGACG TTCTTGGAATCAAGAGGTATAGCACCGTGGAGGAAGTTGCAGAGGCCTACGAGAAGTTTTCTTCTAAGTG GAATTCAGGCACGGAAGTTCCTGAGACTATTGATTTTCTTAAG ATTAGATATGCTTTTGAACTCCTGACTGATCCATTGTGGAAAAGGGACTATGACATATTTGACATTGATGAGCAAATA gatgtttttgaaaatgtcaaaaagCACTTTTCTGGGGTTAGCTTCTCAGGAATCAACCTTCCATTGCTAAGTGCTGCTTCTTCTG atcCTGGAGATCATGTTTTTAATGTGATTACCTCAAATGATTTCCATTCTGTGTTGGAAAAGACTGAGCCGTTGCTGATTCAG ATATATTCATTGGGAAGCAACAGCTGCAGACAATTTTCTAATGACTGGAAAAGAATTG CTACTTTTTTGGAGGGGGTTGCAAATACTGGCATGGTGGAACTTGGTGATGCAAGGCTTGCAGCATACCTTGCTGAGAAGAAACCTACAGGACAACCTTTCTTTCGGAATG GCCTCCCTTCACTTGTTGCATTTCCCTCAGGTTGTAGAACTTCAGATTGTCTAGTTAG gtaTGAAGGAGAGCTCTCTGTTGATGCAGTTACTGATTGGTTTGCAACAGCTATACTCACTTTACCTCGCATTCCTTACTACTCAAAGGAGTCACTG GGGCAAGTTTTTCTTGCAAAGAGTAGTCCTTGGAAG GTGAAAGTCATAGTCTTCTCAAGAACTGGGCAACGGGCTACTCCTTTCTTGCGCCAAGCTGCTAAGAATTATTGGGCTCATGCTTCCTTTGCATTTGTACTATGGCAAGAAGAGGATTCTTCAGTTTGGTGGAATAC GTTTGAGGTGGAATCTGCACCTGCTATTGTATTTTTGAAAGATCCAGGTGTCAAACCTGTTGTGCACCATG gatttttcaataattcatggTTTGTAAATATCATGGAACAGAATAAACAACAAG AGCTTCCCCAGTTGCGGAGTATAACATCGATGGAGCTGGGCTGTGATGCCCGAGGCTATTCTCGTGCTGGATATGATACCATGACTTGGTATTGTGTTATTCTTGCAGGAAGGCTAAGCCTGGAACTTAACAAAATGCGTGAA ACCATGCGCAGGGTCCAGCAAATACTATCAAGTGCTGCTGAGTTAAATGGAGCTGATAAACACCAACCATCGGAACCATCAGCAATTGCTCTAAAAGACAAGAGATTGACATTTACTTGGCTGGATGGGGAAGCCCAAAAg CAATATTGCTTCTTCTATATTCATTCTGAGGATAGCTATGATACTTGTGGACCGAGGAGGGATGTGGCTGATGTACCACAGTTATTTATTGTACGTTACAAAAGAAATGCAACTGTAGACGATTTGAAGGTTGAGAGGAGGCCAAAAGGCATATGGAATCCATTTCAGGAGGAGGATGTGGATCCTGCATCACAGCTTGTGGCAAGGTACAATGGTTCAGGTGAAATTCCAGAG ATTATTAAATGGATCTCACAGATAATCAAGGATGGTGACTCCAGGGATCTCCCCCTTTTT AGAACAAAAACTCCTCAGCTTGTTCCTGAGGATGTGGATCCTATCTGGTCAAAAGGTGCCCAAAGCATTCTCTCCACAAGCAAGGGGTTGAAATACAGGATCAAAAGCATCATAAGTGGAATGAATGATCGCCTGGGAGATCCAAGGATTGGACCTATGTTGCTTTTGGGATCACTAATGTCTTTTGCTAGCATTTGGCTAAAGAGGAGTCAAGCAACACATCAAAGCCGATTAGATCAGCCTAGTCAGCCAAGTAACATG GATGAAGATCGAAAAACTCGGCGAAACCGCAAAACAACTGTGTCAAGCCAAGATCGACCTACATCCATCACTGACATGGAACCAAAAGATGCGTACCAGGCGCCACTATCAGATTCAGACTCTGATTAG
- the LOC117904370 gene encoding transcription factor MYB106-like isoform X1 codes for MGGSPCCDTTSLKRGPWTPEEDRKLLAYIQEHGHGSWRCVPENAGLQRCGKSCRLRWTNYLRPDIKRGKFSLREEQTIIQLHALLGNRWSAIATHLPNRTDNEIKNYWNTHLKKRLAKMGIDPVTHKPSHAVLTSPNGDSKNAANLSHMAQWESARLEAEARLVKESKLRQTQNASASAPAPAQLLNKMATRLTPPRRLDVLNAWENVGSKLKIGSSGSNRDIPSPTSTLSFLENVSTISRVESSEINGILGTLGTEIDAFGTQQCDINMTWTMESTDENANFVHLLLSRSGDGILTNNGGRDGEELEDNKNYWNDIMNLMTCQPSRSPNL; via the exons ATGGGAGGATCTCCCTGCTGCGACACCACCTCCTTGAAACGTGGCCCTTGGACGCCTGAAGAAGACCGGAAGCTCCTAGCCTACATCCAAGAACACGGCCATGGGAGCTGGCGGTGCGTGCCCGAGAATGCTG GTCTTCAAAGGTGTGGGAAGAGCTGCAGACTGAGATGGACGAACTACCTCAGACCTGATATCAAGAGAGGCAAATTCAGCTTACGGGAAGAGCAGACCATTATTCAACTTCATGCTCTTCTAGGCAACAG GTGGTCAGCTATAGCAACCCACTTACCAAATAGAACAGACAATGAGATCAAGAATTATTGGAACACACATCTCAAGAAAAGGTTGGCCAAGATGGGAATAGACCCTGTAACTCACAAGCCCAGCCATGCCGTTCTAACCTCCCCTAATGGTGACTCAAAGAACGCAGCTAACCTCAGCCACATGGCTCAGTGGGAGAGCGCCCGGCTCGAAGCCGAAGCCAGGCTGGTCAAAGAGTCAAAGCTCCGCCAAACTCAGAATGCCTCTGCTTCTGCTCCCGCTCCGGCTCAGCTGCTTAACAAAATGGCTACTAGGCTTACACCTCCGCGTCGTCTTGACGTACTAAATGCATGGGAAAATGTGGGATCAAAATTGAAGATTGGCAGCAGCGGTAGTAACCGTGATATCCCATCACCAACCTCAACATTGAGCTTCCTGGAAAACGTTTCAACAATTTCAAGAGTGGAATCCTCTGAAATCAATGGAATTTTGGGCACGTTAGGGACTGAAATCGACGCGTTTGGGACACAACAATGTGACATCAATATGACATGGACCATGGAATCTACTGATGAAAATGCGAATTTCGTTCATCTTCTTCTTAGTAGGTCTGGTGACGGCATCCTCACCAACAACGGTGGAAGAGATGGTGAAGAACTTGAAGACAACAAGAATTATTGGAATGACATTATGAATTTGATGACCTGCCAACCATCCCGTTCGCCCAACCTCTAA
- the LOC117904370 gene encoding transcription factor MYB106-like isoform X2 has translation MGAGGLQRCGKSCRLRWTNYLRPDIKRGKFSLREEQTIIQLHALLGNRWSAIATHLPNRTDNEIKNYWNTHLKKRLAKMGIDPVTHKPSHAVLTSPNGDSKNAANLSHMAQWESARLEAEARLVKESKLRQTQNASASAPAPAQLLNKMATRLTPPRRLDVLNAWENVGSKLKIGSSGSNRDIPSPTSTLSFLENVSTISRVESSEINGILGTLGTEIDAFGTQQCDINMTWTMESTDENANFVHLLLSRSGDGILTNNGGRDGEELEDNKNYWNDIMNLMTCQPSRSPNL, from the exons ATGGGAGCTGGCG GTCTTCAAAGGTGTGGGAAGAGCTGCAGACTGAGATGGACGAACTACCTCAGACCTGATATCAAGAGAGGCAAATTCAGCTTACGGGAAGAGCAGACCATTATTCAACTTCATGCTCTTCTAGGCAACAG GTGGTCAGCTATAGCAACCCACTTACCAAATAGAACAGACAATGAGATCAAGAATTATTGGAACACACATCTCAAGAAAAGGTTGGCCAAGATGGGAATAGACCCTGTAACTCACAAGCCCAGCCATGCCGTTCTAACCTCCCCTAATGGTGACTCAAAGAACGCAGCTAACCTCAGCCACATGGCTCAGTGGGAGAGCGCCCGGCTCGAAGCCGAAGCCAGGCTGGTCAAAGAGTCAAAGCTCCGCCAAACTCAGAATGCCTCTGCTTCTGCTCCCGCTCCGGCTCAGCTGCTTAACAAAATGGCTACTAGGCTTACACCTCCGCGTCGTCTTGACGTACTAAATGCATGGGAAAATGTGGGATCAAAATTGAAGATTGGCAGCAGCGGTAGTAACCGTGATATCCCATCACCAACCTCAACATTGAGCTTCCTGGAAAACGTTTCAACAATTTCAAGAGTGGAATCCTCTGAAATCAATGGAATTTTGGGCACGTTAGGGACTGAAATCGACGCGTTTGGGACACAACAATGTGACATCAATATGACATGGACCATGGAATCTACTGATGAAAATGCGAATTTCGTTCATCTTCTTCTTAGTAGGTCTGGTGACGGCATCCTCACCAACAACGGTGGAAGAGATGGTGAAGAACTTGAAGACAACAAGAATTATTGGAATGACATTATGAATTTGATGACCTGCCAACCATCCCGTTCGCCCAACCTCTAA